DNA from Alphaproteobacteria bacterium SS10:
CCGTGGTCGCCACTGTTTGTACGGTATCGGTTTAACGCTGCCAAGCTGAACCGACCGGTAACAGTGTTTGATTTTGCGGCATCCGTCAGAGGGAAAACCCAAACGCCATGTGCAGCGTCATCATTGCCCGAAATATGGATGATAAATGGCCCGTCATGCTGGCCGCCAATCGGGATGAGATGATTGATCGTCCCTGGTTGCCACCGGCCCGGCATTGGTCGGATCGGGAAGAGGTGATTGGCGGCCTTGATGAACTGGGCGGCGGTACCTGGCTTGGTCTGAATGACAGCGGTGTTGTCGCAACGATTCTTAACCGCAAGCACACGCTGGGCCCTGCAGATGGCAAACGCTCACGTGGTGAATTGGTCTTGGAGGCGCTGGATCATCCAGATGCCAATGCGGCAGCAGAGGCATTGTCAGAGCTGAATGGCGAGGCCTATCGCCCGTTTAACCTGCTAATCGCCGATAACCGGGATGCGTATATCGTGACCGGGTTGGATCAGCCCGTGGTGCGGATCGCGCCCGTGCCTGAGGGTTTGTCCATGATTACCCATGCCGATCGCAACGACACGGATTCGAGCCGGATTGGCCATTATCTGCCGTTGTTTGAGGGGGCGCCTCTGCCTGACCCATCGGCGGATGATTGGTCCGCCTGGTCCAATCTGCTGGCTGACCGGCGGGTGGGTGGCGTGGCCGATGATCCTAGGGCGGCAATGAATATCGGCACCGATATCGGCTTTGGTACGAGCTCTAGCGTCCTACTTGCCCTGCCAGCCATGGATCAGCTTGATGTATTGCCGGTATTCCGGTTTTCCCCTGGGCGCCCGGATGAGGTAGAGTTCAGCGCTGTGGGCGATCTTCGCTCGGCAAAAGACGCTGCGTTGCAGCAGGTTATCGCTAGCGAGTGATTGTTTGAAATCGAGGACATTGCTATAGGGAGCGCCAGAGGGATTATCCCGGGGTTTCCACCCGCCGATGCACCATCAGGGGACCGGTGCTCGATTTTGGGGGCAATTGGTGATTCCGCTATGTTGAGGCAAGGGCTGTTAAGGCCATGGATGGCCCATCCATCCAGGTTCACCGGTCCAAAGAATGCCATGGGGCACGTTTTATGAGCAGACGCCGCGTTATTTATGAAGGCAAGGCCAAGGTTCTTTTCGAAGGGCCAGAGCCAGGGCTGCTGATCCAGTACTTCAAGGACGACGCCACCGCGTTTAACGCCAAGAAGCTTGAGGTGTTGAACGGCAAGGGCGTGCTGAACAACCGCATCAGCGCCTATCTGATGACCCGGTTGAGCGAGATCGGGGTGCCAAACCACTTCGTTCGCCCGCTTAACATGCGCGAGCAGCTGATCCGGGAAGTTGAGATCATTCCGGTTGAGGTGGTGGTCCGTAACGTGGCGGCCGGCAGCTTTGCTGAGCGATTCTCGGTACCAGAGGGCACGGTACTGCCGCGCTCGATCATTGAGCACTTCTACAAGAGTGATCAGCTCAACGATCCAATGGTCTCAGAAGAGCACATCACCGCCTTTGGTTGGGCGTCACCGCAAGAGCTGGACGACATGCTGTCGCTGACCCTGCGGGTGAATGACTACCTGAGTGGTCTGTTCCTTGGCGTTGGCCTGAAGCTCGTGGACTTCAAGATTGAGTTTGGTCGCCTATACGGCGCTGACGACATGCGGATTGTCCTGGCTGATGAGATTAGCCCGGATAACTGCCGCCTCTGGGATGTCAAAACAGATGAGAAGCTTGATAAGGATCGGTTCCGCCGCGATATGGGCGGGGTGATTGAGGCCTATCAAGAAGTGGCGCAACGCCTCGGCATTATGCCAGAAGGTGCAGCCGGTGAGGGCGGTGGCCCAGCCGAGGCCAAGATGGTTCCATTCCCAACGCCTAAGAAGGACGGCACAAACAATGAAAGCTAAGGTCCACGTTACCCTGAAAAACGGTGTTCTCGACCCGCAGGGCAAGGCTATTGCCCAAGCGCTGCACGGCCTTGGCTTTGATGACGTTGGTGATGTCCGTCAGGGCAAATTCATTGAGGTGGATTTGCCAAGCGCCAGCGATGCTGCCTCCGCCGAGGCAAGCGTGAAGGCGATGTGCGAGAAGCTGCTCGCCAACCCGGTTATTGAAGATTACCAGATCGAGCTTTCTGAATAAGAAGCCGATCTAACCCAATGACATCATTGCATGATTCGGCTGCGCTTGCGGCTTCGGTGTCGCGTGTCTGCGCCATAGAACCTGCGCTTCAATTGCAGCCTGGTGAGGGGGGCGTCGACGACATGTTCGCGGCCCGGGAGCCAGGTTTTGCGGGCCTGATCCAAATTATCTTGGAGCAGCAAGTGTCAGTGCGGGCTGGCCAAGCTATGTGGGCCAAGCTGCATGCCATCTGCCCAGAATTTGGGCCTGAACCCTTCCTTAAGCTCGATGATGACACGCTAAAGACCTGCGGCTTCAGTCGGCAGAAGGTCAGATACGCCCGTGGAGCGGCAGAAGCCATCTTGAACGGTGAGCTCGATTTGCCCGGGCTCGCTGACCTCGCCGAGGCTGAGGCAATGAAGCAGCTAACAGCCTTGAAGGGGATTGGCCGCTGGACGGCGGAGGTTTATCTGCTCAGCTGCCTAGGATGGATGGATATCTGGCCCGCCGGCGATCTGGCTCTAGTCTTGGCGGTTGAGCATCTGGCGGGCATGGACCGACGCCCGAATATCAAGCAGATGGACGCCTATGGTGAACGCTTCGCCGGTGACCGCAGCGCGGCCTCACTACTGCTCTGGCATTATTACCGGCGCCATCTCCGACCAAACGCGTTTTGAAGCTTGGTCAGAGGAGACCAAGTGACCGGAAGCTGGAGTGACCGGCGCGTGAGATGATCACGTGGTCATGGACAACAATGCCTAGGGGGCGGGCCGCGTCGACGATTTGGCGGGTCATGTCCTTGTCCGCCTGGCTTGGCTCTGGATCGCCTGAGGGGTGGTTGTGGACCAGAATCAGGGCTGTTGAGCCAATTTCCAGTGCCCGTTTCACAATCTCGCGCGGGTAGGCGGGCGTATGGTCTACTGTGCCCTCCTGCTGAACCTCATCAGCAATCAGCCGGTTCTTTTTATCTAGAAACAGAATGCGGAACTGCTCCCGCGGTTCCCGCGCCATGAGGGCATGGCAATAGTCCAGCAATTGGCGCCACGCGGTGATCACCGGACGGTCCAGGACTTCTTCACGGGTGAGGTGGAGGCCTGCTGTCCGAACCGCGCGCAGGAAGACAGCCGTGTTCTGGCTGACCCCGTTCTGCCGTGTCAGCTGATCAATTGGCGCTGACAGAACCGCGCCGAGGGAGCCGAACTGCGCGATCAGATCTTTGGCCAGTGGCTTAACATCCTTACGCGGGATCGCCGAGAACAGCAGCAGCTCAAGCACCTCGTAATCGGGCAGCCCGTCTTGGTTCTGAACAAACCGCTCCCGCAGCCTCTCCCGATGGCCGTGATAATGCGGCTTATCTTTCGCGACGGGGCTCGCGCTTGCGTCAGCATCATCAAGACTAGGCGCGCTATCGCCGGGAAGCGCGGCATCTTGAAGTGCGGGTGTCTCGGTTATGTCGGTATCAGCTGGGGATCGGCGCAACATCCGATCCTGGCCCATATCAAAGGCGAAGCCCGGCGAGGCCTGGTTATCTGTCTCGCTCGCCTTGCCCTTCTTGCGGTCAGTCACGCTGGTTAGTTGCTCTCGCTTGCGTAGGGCGGGGCGGTATGCCCGGCCGGCGACAGGGTGAAGATCTCGTAGCCATCCTCAGTCACGGCAATGGAATGCTCAAACTGGGCGGAGAGGGAACGATCTCGAGTGACGGCGGTCCAGCCATCGGAGAGGATTTTGACCCGGTAGTCACCGGCATTCACCATCGGCTCAATGGTGAAGAACATACCTGGCTTCAGCTTCACACCCTCACCAGGCTTCCCGAAGTGCAGGACGGATGGCGGGGCGTGGAACACTTGGCCCAGGCCG
Protein-coding regions in this window:
- a CDS encoding phosphoribosylaminoimidazolesuccinocarboxamide synthase, with product MSRRRVIYEGKAKVLFEGPEPGLLIQYFKDDATAFNAKKLEVLNGKGVLNNRISAYLMTRLSEIGVPNHFVRPLNMREQLIREVEIIPVEVVVRNVAAGSFAERFSVPEGTVLPRSIIEHFYKSDQLNDPMVSEEHITAFGWASPQELDDMLSLTLRVNDYLSGLFLGVGLKLVDFKIEFGRLYGADDMRIVLADEISPDNCRLWDVKTDEKLDKDRFRRDMGGVIEAYQEVAQRLGIMPEGAAGEGGGPAEAKMVPFPTPKKDGTNNES
- the radC gene encoding DNA repair protein RadC gives rise to the protein MLRRSPADTDITETPALQDAALPGDSAPSLDDADASASPVAKDKPHYHGHRERLRERFVQNQDGLPDYEVLELLLFSAIPRKDVKPLAKDLIAQFGSLGAVLSAPIDQLTRQNGVSQNTAVFLRAVRTAGLHLTREEVLDRPVITAWRQLLDYCHALMAREPREQFRILFLDKKNRLIADEVQQEGTVDHTPAYPREIVKRALEIGSTALILVHNHPSGDPEPSQADKDMTRQIVDAARPLGIVVHDHVIISRAGHSSFRSLGLL
- a CDS encoding NRDE family protein gives rise to the protein MCSVIIARNMDDKWPVMLAANRDEMIDRPWLPPARHWSDREEVIGGLDELGGGTWLGLNDSGVVATILNRKHTLGPADGKRSRGELVLEALDHPDANAAAEALSELNGEAYRPFNLLIADNRDAYIVTGLDQPVVRIAPVPEGLSMITHADRNDTDSSRIGHYLPLFEGAPLPDPSADDWSAWSNLLADRRVGGVADDPRAAMNIGTDIGFGTSSSVLLALPAMDQLDVLPVFRFSPGRPDEVEFSAVGDLRSAKDAALQQVIASE
- the purS gene encoding phosphoribosylformylglycinamidine synthase subunit PurS, which codes for MKAKVHVTLKNGVLDPQGKAIAQALHGLGFDDVGDVRQGKFIEVDLPSASDAASAEASVKAMCEKLLANPVIEDYQIELSE
- a CDS encoding DNA-3-methyladenine glycosylase 2 family protein, yielding MSRVCAIEPALQLQPGEGGVDDMFAAREPGFAGLIQIILEQQVSVRAGQAMWAKLHAICPEFGPEPFLKLDDDTLKTCGFSRQKVRYARGAAEAILNGELDLPGLADLAEAEAMKQLTALKGIGRWTAEVYLLSCLGWMDIWPAGDLALVLAVEHLAGMDRRPNIKQMDAYGERFAGDRSAASLLLWHYYRRHLRPNAF